One genomic region from Leptospira inadai serovar Lyme str. 10 encodes:
- a CDS encoding glycerophosphodiester phosphodiesterase, which translates to MSFSTFQLRGKNLLFLSVFFLSIVSGSSCVHHSPRQEQVQKQFPEKFMVIGHRGARALAPENTLAGFRLATKYGHGFELDTMLCKTGELVVIHDYSLDRVTNGKGKVKDSSLADIKRLDAGSHFSPEYKGEQIPTLEEVLNEFGGKAVIDIEIKSEESGEPAQKVADAVVDLLAKKKFPARVFVSSFNPMVLERIRETKPEILRGQIYGTFKDSTLAYYKKVALKNLLLNKKAVPDILAPEHLLVDEDYVREYHKLGYKIYPWTVNDPKEMRKLIQAGVDGIITDKPDLLAQILKEFGNN; encoded by the coding sequence ATGTCGTTTTCAACGTTCCAACTACGGGGAAAAAATTTACTATTTTTATCCGTTTTCTTTCTATCGATCGTTTCAGGATCTTCTTGCGTTCATCATTCTCCGAGACAGGAACAGGTCCAAAAGCAGTTTCCGGAAAAGTTTATGGTCATAGGACATCGCGGGGCGAGAGCCTTGGCACCGGAAAATACCTTAGCCGGATTCCGACTCGCCACAAAATACGGCCACGGCTTCGAGCTAGATACGATGTTATGTAAAACCGGCGAGCTCGTGGTGATTCATGATTATAGCTTGGACAGAGTGACGAATGGAAAAGGAAAAGTTAAGGATTCAAGCCTTGCCGATATCAAGCGTCTCGACGCTGGAAGTCATTTTTCGCCTGAATATAAAGGAGAACAAATCCCGACTCTGGAAGAGGTTTTGAATGAATTCGGCGGGAAGGCGGTTATAGATATCGAAATCAAATCCGAAGAATCCGGCGAACCCGCGCAAAAAGTGGCGGATGCAGTCGTAGATTTGCTGGCCAAAAAAAAATTTCCCGCGAGAGTTTTCGTTTCGTCGTTTAATCCGATGGTCTTAGAGCGAATCAGGGAGACAAAACCCGAGATTTTGAGAGGGCAAATTTACGGAACTTTCAAAGATTCGACCTTGGCGTATTATAAAAAAGTCGCGTTAAAAAATCTTCTTTTGAACAAAAAGGCCGTTCCGGATATTCTAGCGCCTGAGCATCTTTTAGTCGATGAGGATTACGTTAGAGAATATCATAAATTAGGATATAAGATCTATCCTTGGACGGTAAATGACCCTAAAGAAATGAGAAAACTCATTCAAGCGGGAGTGGACGGAATCATCACCGATAAACCGGATTTACTCGCCCAAATCCTAAAAGAATTCGGGAATAATTGA
- a CDS encoding Yip1 family protein, translating into MKILKTYLEEAIALVRSPGRTFTEMTSDYGYRISIQRTFFFIFVSFLFSELFSVKSTLLFFFLGGSVIDFLFRSLVPSILWTVFYSSVYTILFLASGTGVFYMIAKYSSGLSDLLRITTYVSRLSFLTTLVAMLNAVFASGWFGVLSIILFFSYSAYLIMNTLYYGLKCERKIAVLGSLVVAVLSAVLFNFKGERISGEFSRPTRPKLLTPEEEREKTQEAREIIEKLERERKEKGLEK; encoded by the coding sequence ATGAAGATTTTAAAAACGTATTTGGAAGAAGCAATCGCCTTGGTTCGATCGCCCGGAAGGACATTTACGGAAATGACCTCGGATTACGGGTATCGAATTTCGATTCAAAGAACCTTCTTTTTTATATTCGTAAGTTTCCTTTTTAGCGAACTTTTCTCCGTCAAATCGACCCTTCTATTTTTCTTTCTAGGAGGCTCCGTAATCGACTTCCTATTTCGAAGTTTAGTACCTTCCATTTTGTGGACCGTTTTTTATTCGTCGGTCTATACGATCCTTTTTCTGGCTTCCGGAACCGGAGTATTTTATATGATCGCGAAATATTCCAGCGGTCTGTCGGATCTTTTACGAATTACGACGTACGTTTCCAGGCTTTCTTTTTTAACGACTCTAGTTGCTATGTTAAATGCGGTGTTTGCTTCGGGCTGGTTCGGAGTTCTGTCGATTATTTTATTTTTTTCTTATAGTGCGTATCTAATCATGAATACGCTATATTACGGATTAAAATGCGAACGGAAGATCGCCGTACTCGGAAGTTTAGTCGTTGCGGTTTTGTCCGCGGTTCTTTTCAATTTTAAAGGGGAAAGAATTTCGGGAGAATTTTCGCGACCTACCCGACCGAAACTTCTCACGCCGGAGGAAGAGCGGGAGAAAACCCAGGAAGCAAGGGAAATCATCGAAAAATTAGAACGAGAACGAAAGGAAAAGGGTCTTGAAAAGTAA
- a CDS encoding thioesterase family protein, with protein MARVQLQLPEILSWATSLRIRIYDTNFAGHLAHDRVVSLLHEARARLFREKGYNELDVEGSGIILTDLVVVYKAEAFFADEVRVEIGASDFSSKGCDLFYRMIHTDGPITGKVICEAKTGLVFMDYGTRKVSEIPDVFRSWF; from the coding sequence ATGGCCAGAGTCCAATTACAATTACCCGAAATTCTTTCCTGGGCCACGTCGTTAAGAATTCGAATTTATGATACGAACTTCGCGGGGCATCTTGCCCACGATCGAGTGGTTTCCTTGCTCCATGAGGCTCGGGCTCGCTTGTTCCGGGAGAAAGGATACAACGAATTAGACGTGGAAGGTTCCGGTATTATTTTGACGGATCTGGTCGTCGTATATAAGGCAGAAGCGTTTTTTGCCGATGAAGTTCGTGTCGAAATCGGTGCATCCGATTTTAGTTCCAAAGGCTGCGATTTATTCTATCGAATGATTCATACCGATGGGCCGATTACCGGGAAGGTGATTTGCGAGGCAAAGACGGGATTAGTGTTTATGGACTACGGCACACGAAAGGTTTCGGAAATTCCCGACGTCTTTAGAAGTTGGTTCTAA
- a CDS encoding RNA recognition motif domain-containing protein → MQNRKLFVGNLNYSVGHSEINELFSNYGEVAFVKIIEGKGFGFVEMANEQQAENAKNSLNGTEFKGRTLNVDVAKPQTFNNRPKRH, encoded by the coding sequence ATGCAAAATCGCAAACTTTTTGTAGGAAATCTGAACTACTCTGTAGGACACTCAGAAATTAACGAACTATTCTCTAACTATGGTGAAGTGGCTTTTGTTAAAATTATCGAAGGCAAAGGCTTTGGCTTCGTTGAAATGGCAAATGAACAACAAGCTGAGAATGCTAAGAACAGCCTGAATGGCACTGAATTTAAGGGTAGAACTTTAAACGTAGACGTTGCAAAACCTCAAACGTTTAATAACCGCCCAAAAAGACATTAA
- a CDS encoding NAD(P)/FAD-dependent oxidoreductase, protein MIQELQVRVVPEIAGQEEELKRYLSKTAKIPVTDIRHIEILNRSIDARQRTVLMNLGVRIYIGEDFVEKPILLPEYPDVRNAEEILVIGAGPAGLFAALQLIESGRKPIIIERGKDVKNRPVDLRNINAHHIVDEDSNYCFGEGGAGTYSDGKLYTRSKKRGNVRRILELLVGFGANPEILIEAHPHIGTNKLPNIVRRIREVILERGGEVHFNQRVTDFLLEGDRIGGVVTKNGNRFKSNKVILATGHSARDIFTLLHSKEIEIELKPIAIGVRVEHKQSLIDSIQYRCGNRGPFLPPSPYSIVKQVEGRGVYSFCMCPGGVIAACATKPEEIVTNGWSSSRRARPTANSGIVVELRPVDFKSFDRHGPLAAMEFQKEVERNAWIAGGKTQAAPAQRLLDFVDGKISGDLPKTSYPPGIKSFDLKTILPPLIYRTLQAGFREFDKSMRGYLTNEAVVHAPETRTSSPVSIPRDPESLQHIRIKGLYPCGEGAGYAGGIVSAAMDGIRCANAITAESRL, encoded by the coding sequence ATGATACAAGAACTTCAGGTTCGGGTAGTTCCTGAAATTGCGGGCCAGGAAGAGGAATTAAAACGCTATCTCTCTAAAACCGCCAAGATTCCGGTAACCGATATTCGCCATATAGAAATTCTAAATCGATCGATCGATGCCCGACAAAGAACCGTACTTATGAATTTAGGGGTTCGAATCTACATTGGCGAAGATTTCGTCGAGAAACCTATCCTCCTACCCGAATATCCCGATGTCCGCAATGCGGAGGAGATACTCGTGATCGGAGCCGGACCGGCCGGACTATTCGCGGCGCTCCAATTAATCGAATCCGGACGTAAACCTATTATTATAGAGCGGGGAAAGGACGTAAAAAATAGGCCCGTAGATCTGCGGAATATTAACGCGCATCATATCGTCGATGAGGATTCGAATTATTGCTTTGGCGAAGGCGGAGCCGGAACCTATTCTGACGGAAAGCTCTATACTCGATCCAAAAAGCGCGGGAACGTTCGCAGGATTCTCGAGCTACTAGTGGGATTCGGAGCAAATCCTGAAATATTGATAGAAGCCCATCCTCATATCGGAACGAATAAGTTACCGAATATAGTTCGTCGTATTCGTGAAGTCATACTGGAACGAGGCGGGGAAGTCCATTTCAATCAACGCGTTACCGATTTTCTTCTGGAAGGCGATCGAATCGGCGGAGTCGTGACTAAAAACGGGAATCGGTTTAAATCGAATAAAGTGATCCTAGCCACCGGACATTCGGCTAGGGATATCTTTACGTTGCTGCATTCGAAGGAAATCGAAATAGAATTAAAACCCATCGCGATCGGAGTGAGAGTAGAGCATAAACAATCCCTAATAGACTCGATTCAGTATCGTTGCGGAAATCGAGGCCCTTTTCTTCCTCCTTCTCCATATAGCATCGTAAAGCAAGTAGAGGGAAGGGGAGTTTATTCCTTTTGCATGTGTCCGGGCGGTGTGATCGCCGCATGCGCAACGAAACCGGAGGAAATCGTCACGAACGGGTGGTCTTCCTCTCGGCGAGCTCGACCGACCGCAAATTCGGGTATCGTCGTGGAATTGAGGCCGGTAGATTTTAAATCTTTCGATAGACACGGTCCGTTGGCGGCAATGGAATTTCAAAAAGAGGTGGAAAGAAACGCCTGGATTGCGGGAGGAAAAACGCAGGCAGCTCCCGCACAGCGCTTACTCGATTTTGTAGACGGAAAAATTTCCGGCGATCTTCCGAAAACTTCGTATCCGCCGGGTATCAAGTCCTTCGATTTGAAAACGATCCTGCCGCCTCTTATTTATAGGACTCTGCAGGCGGGTTTTCGCGAATTCGATAAATCGATGCGCGGATATCTTACGAACGAAGCGGTCGTTCATGCTCCGGAAACAAGAACTTCGTCTCCCGTAAGTATTCCTAGAGACCCCGAATCCTTACAGCATATACGTATCAAAGGCTTATACCCCTGCGGAGAAGGGGCCGGATACGCCGGTGGAATCGTGTCCGCAGCTATGGACGGGATACGATGTGCAAATGCAATCACTGCAGAATCCCGTCTATAA
- a CDS encoding SRPBCC domain-containing protein: MKERNEVSVQIAECELILTRIFDAPRELVFKVWTDPKHVVNWWGPNQFTNPVCEMDLCPGGKYRFVMRSPEGVDYPVTGSYLEIVENERIVSTALVEEHPKEWIEGMRKNIGRNEEAYSLDSIVTVTFEEYEEKKTKLTICSRFESDTVRDGFKKMGMVEGWTQSLERFEDQLSNG, from the coding sequence GTGAAAGAGAGAAATGAAGTATCGGTACAAATCGCAGAGTGTGAACTAATACTGACACGCATTTTCGACGCGCCCCGCGAACTGGTATTTAAAGTTTGGACGGATCCAAAACACGTAGTCAATTGGTGGGGCCCGAATCAATTCACCAATCCGGTCTGCGAAATGGATTTATGTCCGGGTGGAAAGTATCGATTCGTTATGCGCTCTCCCGAAGGAGTCGATTATCCGGTTACGGGTTCCTATTTAGAAATCGTTGAAAATGAACGGATCGTTTCAACCGCCCTTGTAGAAGAACATCCGAAAGAATGGATCGAAGGAATGAGAAAGAATATCGGCCGGAACGAAGAAGCATATTCTCTAGATTCGATTGTCACCGTCACTTTCGAAGAGTACGAGGAAAAGAAAACAAAATTGACGATTTGTAGTCGATTCGAGTCGGACACGGTTCGCGACGGATTCAAAAAAATGGGTATGGTCGAAGGCTGGACTCAAAGCCTAGAACGATTCGAAGATCAATTGTCAAACGGTTGA
- a CDS encoding MFS transporter: MNQNTPPKAGSREWIGLAVIALPCLLYAMDLTVLYLAVPNLTAELKPTSSQLLWIVDIYGFLVAGFLITMGTLGDRIGRRKLLLIGAGAFGLASVLAAFSTSAEMLIGTRALLGITAATLAPSTLSLIRNMFLDPNQRTVAIGIWGTSFSIGGAIGPVVGGLLLEHFWWGSVFLLSVPVMAVLLIVGPKLLPEFRDPNAGKLDIFSAVLSLASVLSIIYGLKQIAENGWGLLPVLPILIGLVFGFLFVRRQQTLADPLLDLTLFRIPAFTGALIANTLTIFVGLGTFLFIAQYLQLVLGFSPLEAGLWTLPSAAGNVVGSMTVPILVRHIRPAFVMVGGLVLSALGLLLYAQVNGTSGLPYIVCGSIVLALGICSVVILGTDIIVSAAPPERAGAAASISETGAEFGGVLGIAVLGSVGTVIYRNQMKNSALIGMSPDAAEDARNTLGAAVGIAKELPDQIGTVLLGLAREAFTDSLQVIALICFGLTIILAITVVLALRSMRKGEGT, from the coding sequence ATGAATCAAAATACTCCGCCGAAAGCGGGAAGTCGGGAATGGATCGGCTTGGCGGTGATCGCTCTTCCCTGTCTCTTGTATGCCATGGATTTAACGGTCCTCTATTTGGCGGTTCCGAATTTAACCGCAGAACTGAAACCCACTAGTTCCCAGTTATTATGGATTGTGGATATCTATGGCTTCTTGGTCGCGGGGTTCCTAATTACCATGGGAACTTTAGGAGATAGAATCGGACGAAGAAAGCTCCTCTTGATAGGTGCCGGAGCCTTCGGCCTCGCTTCCGTACTAGCGGCATTTTCAACGAGCGCCGAGATGCTTATCGGGACTAGGGCTCTTTTAGGAATCACGGCGGCGACTTTGGCCCCGTCGACACTATCATTAATTCGTAATATGTTTCTGGATCCAAACCAGCGTACGGTCGCGATCGGAATCTGGGGGACTAGTTTTTCAATCGGTGGTGCGATCGGTCCTGTAGTTGGCGGTTTGTTACTGGAACATTTCTGGTGGGGATCGGTCTTTTTATTAAGCGTCCCCGTGATGGCAGTACTCCTGATCGTCGGTCCGAAATTATTGCCGGAATTTCGAGATCCGAATGCGGGAAAATTAGATATCTTCAGTGCGGTGCTATCCTTAGCCTCCGTTCTTTCCATAATCTACGGGTTAAAGCAAATCGCGGAAAACGGCTGGGGATTATTACCCGTTCTTCCGATTTTGATCGGACTGGTCTTCGGTTTCTTATTCGTTCGACGACAACAAACTTTAGCCGATCCGCTACTGGATCTAACTCTCTTTCGCATTCCCGCCTTCACAGGCGCCTTAATCGCGAATACTCTTACGATTTTTGTGGGATTGGGAACCTTTCTCTTCATCGCTCAATATTTGCAATTAGTACTCGGATTTTCTCCGTTGGAAGCCGGACTCTGGACTCTTCCTTCTGCGGCGGGAAACGTAGTCGGTTCGATGACGGTACCTATCCTCGTTCGCCATATTCGTCCGGCGTTCGTCATGGTTGGAGGGTTGGTGCTATCGGCGTTAGGACTTCTATTATACGCACAGGTTAATGGAACTTCCGGATTACCGTACATCGTATGCGGATCGATCGTATTAGCATTAGGTATCTGCTCGGTGGTTATTTTGGGAACGGATATTATCGTAAGTGCGGCTCCACCGGAGCGGGCCGGAGCCGCAGCTTCCATTTCCGAGACCGGAGCGGAATTCGGCGGAGTGCTCGGAATAGCGGTACTAGGTAGCGTCGGGACGGTGATCTATCGAAATCAAATGAAAAATTCCGCTCTGATCGGAATGAGTCCTGATGCGGCAGAAGACGCACGAAACACATTGGGCGCGGCGGTCGGTATCGCCAAAGAACTCCCGGATCAAATCGGAACAGTCTTACTAGGACTTGCTCGCGAGGCTTTCACCGATTCGCTGCAAGTTATCGCTCTTATTTGCTTCGGCCTTACGATCATTCTAGCGATTACCGTAGTTCTAGCGCTTCGAAGCATGCGAAAAGGAGAAGGGACGTGA
- a CDS encoding SRPBCC family protein yields MEQGSANISDTSDREISTTRIFNAPRDLVWKVWTDPNHVAQWWGPNGFTNTVHEMSVKPGGVWRLTMHGPDGVDYPNKIVYFEVIKPERLVYSHGSGDEENPGDFHVTVTFTERDGKTEIFMRALFKSAKERDQVAKEHGAIEGMKQTMDRLEQFLAKLG; encoded by the coding sequence ATGGAACAGGGAAGCGCGAATATTTCGGATACTTCCGATCGGGAAATCTCGACAACAAGAATTTTTAATGCGCCCCGTGATCTTGTTTGGAAAGTTTGGACCGATCCGAATCATGTTGCGCAATGGTGGGGACCTAACGGATTTACGAATACGGTGCACGAGATGAGCGTGAAACCGGGAGGAGTTTGGCGTCTTACGATGCATGGTCCCGACGGAGTCGATTACCCGAATAAGATCGTTTATTTTGAAGTGATAAAACCGGAACGGTTAGTATATTCTCACGGCTCGGGTGACGAGGAAAATCCCGGAGATTTCCATGTAACGGTGACCTTTACGGAGAGAGATGGAAAAACCGAAATCTTCATGCGCGCACTCTTTAAATCCGCAAAAGAGCGGGATCAAGTAGCTAAAGAACACGGAGCGATAGAAGGAATGAAACAAACGATGGATCGCCTCGAACAATTTTTGGCTAAGCTGGGTTGA